The DNA segment CAGCCGCATGCCGCCGTTTCGGGGGCCGAGGCCGCGCTCTGGGGCATGCGCTTCGATGCTCCCCAGCCCGGAAGCCCGGCGCTGGACATGCAGGCCTTCCGCGGCCGGCCGCTGCTGGTGAATTTCTGGGCGACATGGTGCCCGCCCTGCGTGGAAGAGCTGCCCATGCTCAATACCTTCTATCGCACGCAGCAGGCCAGGGGCTGGCAGGTGGTGGGCCTCGCGATCGACCAGCCCTCGTCCGTGCGGCAGTTCCTGGCCCGCGTACCGGTGGACTTCCCCATCGGGCTGGCAGGGCTGCAGGGCACGGACCTGGGCCGCAGCCTCGGCAACCTGGCAGGGGGGCTTCCCTTCACCGTCCTGTTGGGCGCAGATGGCACCATCATGCACCGTAAAATGGGCCAGATCACGGCCGATGACCTCCGCCAATGGTCCGCGCTGGGTTGATTTCAGTGCAACCCATTCGTAGATGATGGAATTTGCGCTCGGATAGGGGTCGAAAGGGTCAAATTGGGGTAAATTCGCGCCCTATTTCGTTTTAGGCGTTGGAGTCCCCATGGATTTGCGAAAACTCAAGACCTTGATTGACCTCGTGTCCGAGTCGAACGTTTCGGAGCTCGAGATTACCGAGGCGGAAGGCAAGGTCCGCATCGTCAAGAGCGGCGGCGCGGTCGTCCAGCAATTCGTGGCGGCACCGGCTCCGGCCCCTGCGGCGCCCGCTCCGGCCGCCGCCGCACCGGCGCCCGTCGCCGAACTGCCGGCACCGTCCGCCCCCACCGGCCACATCGTCAAGTCGCCCATGGTGGGCACGTTCTACCGCGCTTCCAGCCCCGGTGCCAAGGCATTCGTCGAAGTGGGCAGCCAGGTCAAGGAAGGCGACACCATCTGCATCATCGAGGCGATGAAGATCCTCAACGAGATCGAGGCCGACAAGTCCGGCACGGTCACGCGCATTCTCGGCGAGAACGGCCAGGCGGTGGAGTACGGGCAGCCGCTGTTCGTCATCGAGTAAGCCTCGCTGCGCCACCGCAGACCTGCAGCGAACCAGGAATTTCATGTTTAAAAAGATCCTTGTCGCCAATCGCGGCGTTCTTGCCGCAGGCAAGGCGCAGCAAAGCGCCCTGGCACGCGTCAGCGTGCAGCGATGAGCCGCGAGAAAGCCTATGTTCAAAAAGATCCTTGTCGCCAATCGCGGCGAAATCGCCCTGCGCATCCAGCGCGCCTGCCATGAGCTGGGCGTGAAGGCCGTCATGGTGTATTCCGAGGCCGATCGCGACGCCAAGTACGTCAAGCTGGCCGAAGAGGCCGTGTGCATCGGCCCCGCACCCTCGCCGCTGTCCTATCTCAACATGCCGGCGATCATCTCGGCCGCCGAGGTGACCGACGCCGAGGCGATCCACCCCGGCTACGGCTTCCTGTCCGAGAACGCCGACTTCGCCGAGCGCGTGGAAAAGAGCGGCTTCCAGTTCATCGGTCCCACGCCCGAGTCCATCCGCACGATGGGCGACAAGGTGTCGGCCAAGCAGGCCATGATCCGCGCGGGCGTGCCTTGCGTGCCGGGCTCGGATGGCGAACTGCCCGACGATCCGGTGCAGATCCGCCGCATTGCCCGCACCGTCGGCTACCCCGTCATCATCAAGGCGGCGGGCGGCGGCGGCGGGCGCGGCATGCGCGTGGTGCACACCGAGGCCGCCCTGGTGAATGCGGTGCAGATGACCAAGGCCGAGGCGCAGGCCGCGTTCGGCAACCCGGCCGTGTACATGGAGAAGTTCCTCCAGAACCCGCGCCACATCGAGATCCAGATCCTGGCGGACAAGCACCGCAATGCGGTCTACCTGGGCGAGCGCGACTGCTCCATGCAGCGCCGCCACCAGAAGGTGATCGAGGAAGCGCCGGCCCCCGGCATCCCGCGCAAGCTCATCGAGAAGATAGGCGAGCGCTGCGTGGCCGCGTGCAAGAAGATCGGCTACCGCGGCGCGGGCACGTTCGAGTTCCTCTATGAGAACGGCGAGTTCTACTTCATCGAGATGAACACGCGCGTGCAGGTCGAGCACCCGGTGACCGAGTGGATCACGGGCGTGGACATCGTGAAGACGCAGATCATGGTCGCCGCGGGCGAGAAGCTGCCCTTCACCCAGCGCCAGATCGAGATCCGCGGCCACGCCATCGAATGCCGCGTGAACGCCGAGGACGCCTACAAGTTCACCCCGTCGCCCGGCCGCATCACCATGTGGCACGCGCCGGGCGGCCCGGGCGTGCGCGTGGATTCGCACGCCTACACCAACTACTACGTGCCGCCCAACTACGACTCCATGATCGGCAAGATCATCGTGCACGGCGACACGCGCGAGCAGGCCCTGGCCCGCATGCGCACGGCCCTGTCCGAGACCGTGATCGAAGGCATCCATACCAACATCCCGCTGCACCGCGAGCTGATGGTGGATGCCAAGTTCGTCGCCGGGGGTACGAACATCCATTACCTGGAAGAGTGGCTGGGCGCGCACAAGCGCTGACCGGCACCGGCCCGACGCCGGTCACTGGCATGCTGGCCGCCCGGAAACGGGGGCCAGCATTGTCGTTTCTGCAGGAGATTGACATCCATGTTTGAGCTGAGCCTGTTGTGCCCCGAGGGGCGGATCGAATCCGTGGGCGAAGCCCTCGAAGCCCTGGATGCCCTGAGCGTGTCGGTCGAGGACGCCGATGCGCAGACCGAGGCGGAGCAGGCGCTCTTCGGCGAGCCCGGGATGCCGCCGCCCCGCGACGGCTGGCAGCGCAGCCGGGTGGTGGCGCTGTTTCCCACGCAGGAGGCGGCCGGTGAGGCGCGCGCTCTGCTGGAGGTGCAGGACTTCTTCGACGGCTGCCGCGTCCTGGGCCTGGCTGAGGTGCCCGACCAGGACTGGGTTCGCCTGACCCAGTCGCAGTTCGCGCCGGTGGAGATCACACCCGAGTTCTGGATCGTGCCCACCTGGCACGAACTGCCGGCGCAGGCGACGCGCCACATCCGGCTGGATCCGGGCCTCGCTTTCGGCACCGGCACGCACCCGACCACGCGCATGTGCCTGCGCTGGATCGCCCGGCACGGCGGCGGCTTCGGCCGGGTGCTGGACTACGGCTGCGGCTCGGGCATCCTCGCGATCGGGGCCGCCAAATTCGGTGCCACCGACATCGACGCCGTGGACATCGATCCTGCCGCCGTGGAATCGACGCGGCTCAATGCCGAAGCCAACGGCGTGGCCCTGAAGGCCGGCCTGCCCGAGGCCGCGCAGGGCCGCTACGGCACGGTGCTGGCGAACATCCTCGCGACGCCGCTCAAGGTGCTGGCGCCGCTGCTGTGCGCCCATGTCGATGCGGGAGGGCACCTGGTGCTCGCGGGCATCCTGGAGCGCCAGGCCGAGGAGTTGCGCGAGGCCTATGCCCCCTGGCTCCCGCTGCAGGTGAGCGATGCCGAGGACGGCTGGATCCTGATGACCGCCGCACGCTGAGGCGACGGCCCCCGGCAGGGCGGCGCAGGGCGCCCCCTACAATTCCGAGTCGATGAGCCAGATCACCCGCTGCCCCGCCTGTGGCACGACCTTCAAGGTCGTCGCGGACCAGTTGCGCATTTCCGAAGGCTGGGTCCGGTGCGGGCAGTGCAAGGAGGTGTTCGACGCCTCCGCGAATCTGCTGCCGGGACCGGCGCGGCCTGCGGAGCTGTTGCCGCCCATGGCGTTGCCGGGGAGCGCGCCCGTGCCTGTTCCGGCGCCTGCCGCAGCCGCACCCGCCGTGTCGGTGGCCGCTCCGGTGTCCGGCCCGGCCGCCCCAGCCGTCCCGAGCGTCCCGGTGGCCCAGGTGCAGCAGGCCCCGGCCCCGCGTCCTGTGGGGCAGGATGCCGTACCCGGATCGGCGCCGGCCGCCGTGCCGGCCTTCCTGTCGGCACGAACCGCCTCTCCGGAGGCGCATGGCGTGGATCCCGGCTGGAGCCTCGAGCCGCTGTCGCCCATGGCATGGCGCGTGCGCGCACCTGCCGCAGCACCGCGGCCGGATCCCGTGCCTGCCCAGGTGCCGGCACCTTCCGCGCCGAGCGCCACTGGCGAGGAGGCCGCCGGGAAAGCCGGTCCTGCCGGTGCCGTCCCGACCCATCTTTCGGGCGCCTCGTCCGCGCCGCAGGAGTCCGACTCGGGCGGCTACGAACTGCCTTTCGCGGAGCTGCGCGAGTCCGGATGGCCCGACGATGAGGAGCCGGACGCGCAAGACTCGCTATCGCCGCACGGTGGCATGCCCCTGCCCGGGCGCATGGAGGCCGCCTCCGAGCCTGCCCCCGTTGCACAGGACGAAGATGAACCCCTGCTGGACGATGCAGCGGAGCAGGCCGTCGCCCGGGAGCTGGCGCACGAGGGCATCGATACGGACACCGACCCGGTGGACATCGCCACCCAGGCGATGCCGCTGCCCGAGCCCGCCATGCCGGCCGTGGCGCCACTGTCCCCGCCCTCGGTATGGCGCTCCGCGCGTGCGCCGGCGTCCGGCCGGGGCGCGGAAGGCGACGACGATGACGATCCGGACGAGGAGGGCGCGCAGGCCTCCGGCGAGCCGGGCTTCATGCGTGCGGCGCGGCGCAGGGCGTGGTGGCGCAGGCCCGCCGTGCGCATCGCGCTGGGACTGGCCGGCGTGCTGCTGCTGGGAATGCTGCTGCTGCAGGTCGGCCTGCAGGAGCGGGACCGGCTGGCTGCGCAGCATCCCGCGCTGCGCCCCCTGCTGCAGGTGCTGTGCGCTCCGCTGCAGTGCCGCATCGCCCCGCCCCGGCGCATCGCCGACGTGGTCATCGACAGCTCCTCCTTCAACAAGGCGCGCGGGGACGGTTTCCTGCTCGCGCTCACCATCCGCAGCCGCGCGGATTTCCCCGTGGCCATGCCTGCGCTGGAGCTGACGCTCACCGACGCGCAGGAGCAGCCCGTCCTGCGGCGCGTGCTGCTGCCGCAGGATCTCTCGGCCCCCGCGGAACTGCCCGCCCACGGCGAGTGGGGCGGCGCATGGCCGGTGAACGTGGGCGCGGCCGGCAACGCCCGCGTGGCGGGTTACCGGCTGCTCGCCTTCTACCCATGAGGACTGCACCCTGCGTCCGTCCGCATGGCTGCGCAGTATTCGCGCTGCCTTGCGTTTCCGTTTCCGTTTCCTTGACCTTCCATCCCTATCGACAGGATTTCCATGGCTGCCCTGATTTGCGGTTCCCTGGCCTTTGACACCATCATGACCTTCGAGGGTCGCTTCGCCGAGCAGATCCTGCCGGACCAGTTGCACATCCTCAACGTGTCGTTCCTCGTGCCGTCGCTGCGGCGGGATTTCGGCGGCTGCGCGGGCAACATCGCCTACAGCCTCCAGCTGCTGGGCGGCCGCCCCGTGCCCATGGCGATGCTGGGCAGCGACGGCGGCGACTACCTGCAGCGCCTGCAGGACCTCGGCATCGATACGCGCCATGTAGGCCGGGTGGACGAGACCTATACCGCGCAGGCGCTCATCATGACCGACCGCGACAACAACCAGATCACGGCCTTCCACCCGGGCGCGATGATGCTCGCGCACCGCTCGCGCATCACCGCCGAGCCCGACCTGCGCCTGGGCATCATCGCCCCGGACGGCCGCGATGCCATGATCGAACATGCGGCGCAGTTCGAGGCCGCGGGCATCCCGTTCGTGTTCGACCCGGGCCAGGGCCTGCCGATGTTCGGCGGAGAGGAGCTTGCGCGCTTCATCGGCCAGGCGAGCTGGGTGACCGTGAACGACTACGAAGGCCGCATGCTGTGCGAGCGCACGGGCTGGAGCTTCGCGGAGATTTCGCGCAAGGTGCGCGGCCTCGTGGTCACCCTGGGCGCGGACGGCTGCGACGTCTGGGAAGACGGAGTGGCCACGCGCGTGCCGCCCGTGCAGCCGGCCAGCGTGGTGGACCCCACGGGCTGCGGCGACGCATGGCGTGGCGCGTTGCTCTTCGGCCTGGAGCAGGGCTGGCCGCTCGCACGCTGCGCGGCGCTGGGCAACCGCCTGGGGGCGCTGAAGATCGCGCAGCGCGGCCCGCAGAACTACCAGCTCGATTTCGTGCCGGCCTGAGGCCGGGCGGGCATAAAAAAACCCGGTGCATGCACCGGGTGGGACCAGCCCCGCGGGCGGGGCGGCTGGCTGCTGTCGTCGCTCAGGGCTTGGTGCCCGTCGGGAAGGGCCATGCGGCCTGCGGGTTCAGCGTGGTCTGTGCTGCGGGTGCAGGCGCAGGGGCAGAGGCCTTGGAGGCCGCCTTTTTCGGGGCAGCCTTCTTCGGTGCAGCGGCCTTGGTCGTGCCGGTGGCCTTCTTCGCCGGTGCAGCTGCCTTCTTGGTGGAGGCTGCGGCCTTCTTTGCCGGTGCAGCTGCCTTCTTGGCGGGGGCTGCGGCCTTCTTCGCCGGTGCAGCTGCCTTCTTGGCGGGGGCTGCGGCCTTCTTTGCCGGTGCAGCTGCCTTCTTGGCAGGAGCTGCGGCCTTCTTTGCCGGTGCAGCTGCCTTCTTGGCGGGGGCTGCGGCCTTCTTTGCCGGTGCAGCTGCCTTCTTGGCAGGAGCTGCGGCCTTCTTTGCCGGTGCAGCTGCCTTCTTGGCAGGAGCTGCGGCCTTCTTTGCCGGTGCAGCTGCCTTCTTGGCGGGGGCTGCAGCCTTCTTCGCCGGAGCGGCCTTCTTCGTCGTGGCGGCGGCCTTCTTGGCCGATGCCGGTGCGGCGGCGGCCTTCTTCACGGTCGTCGCTGCCTTGGTGGAAGCCGCTTTCTTCGCGGCGGGTGCTGCCTTCTTGGCGGCGGTCGTCTTCTTCGCAGTTGCCATCATTTTCTCCTTGGGTCGATTTGCAAAGAGCGCTCCATGCCTGCATTGGACAGGGAGCGATCCATGGCGATGGGGGCTCTCGGGCACCCACCGCCATGAACGCGGGAACGCCCCGCGCGGCAGGGCCCTTGCGGGCTGCCGGTGCGGGGCGTGGAATGAAAATACATGGCCTGGAATGACGGGATCGACTAATCCCAGGACAGTGCGCCGCCGGACTGGTACTCGATGACGCGCGTCTCGAAGAAGTTGCGTTCCTTCTTCAGGTCGATCATCTCGCTCATCCAGGGGAAGGGATTCTCTTCGTTGGGGAAGAGCGCCTCCAGGCCGATCTGCGTGGCGCGCCGGTTGGCGATGTAGCGCAGGTAGCCTTTGAACATGGAGGCGTTCATGCCCAGCACGCCGCGGGGCATGGTG comes from the Paracidovorax avenae ATCC 19860 genome and includes:
- a CDS encoding TlpA family protein disulfide reductase, encoding MTDSTPATPAAASDAAPASPPRRRALYAAAAAVAAAGGAGLAWWRLQPHAAVSGAEAALWGMRFDAPQPGSPALDMQAFRGRPLLVNFWATWCPPCVEELPMLNTFYRTQQARGWQVVGLAIDQPSSVRQFLARVPVDFPIGLAGLQGTDLGRSLGNLAGGLPFTVLLGADGTIMHRKMGQITADDLRQWSALG
- the accB gene encoding acetyl-CoA carboxylase biotin carboxyl carrier protein, with the translated sequence MDLRKLKTLIDLVSESNVSELEITEAEGKVRIVKSGGAVVQQFVAAPAPAPAAPAPAAAAPAPVAELPAPSAPTGHIVKSPMVGTFYRASSPGAKAFVEVGSQVKEGDTICIIEAMKILNEIEADKSGTVTRILGENGQAVEYGQPLFVIE
- the accC gene encoding acetyl-CoA carboxylase biotin carboxylase subunit, whose protein sequence is MFKKILVANRGEIALRIQRACHELGVKAVMVYSEADRDAKYVKLAEEAVCIGPAPSPLSYLNMPAIISAAEVTDAEAIHPGYGFLSENADFAERVEKSGFQFIGPTPESIRTMGDKVSAKQAMIRAGVPCVPGSDGELPDDPVQIRRIARTVGYPVIIKAAGGGGGRGMRVVHTEAALVNAVQMTKAEAQAAFGNPAVYMEKFLQNPRHIEIQILADKHRNAVYLGERDCSMQRRHQKVIEEAPAPGIPRKLIEKIGERCVAACKKIGYRGAGTFEFLYENGEFYFIEMNTRVQVEHPVTEWITGVDIVKTQIMVAAGEKLPFTQRQIEIRGHAIECRVNAEDAYKFTPSPGRITMWHAPGGPGVRVDSHAYTNYYVPPNYDSMIGKIIVHGDTREQALARMRTALSETVIEGIHTNIPLHRELMVDAKFVAGGTNIHYLEEWLGAHKR
- the prmA gene encoding 50S ribosomal protein L11 methyltransferase — protein: MFELSLLCPEGRIESVGEALEALDALSVSVEDADAQTEAEQALFGEPGMPPPRDGWQRSRVVALFPTQEAAGEARALLEVQDFFDGCRVLGLAEVPDQDWVRLTQSQFAPVEITPEFWIVPTWHELPAQATRHIRLDPGLAFGTGTHPTTRMCLRWIARHGGGFGRVLDYGCGSGILAIGAAKFGATDIDAVDIDPAAVESTRLNAEANGVALKAGLPEAAQGRYGTVLANILATPLKVLAPLLCAHVDAGGHLVLAGILERQAEELREAYAPWLPLQVSDAEDGWILMTAAR
- a CDS encoding DUF3426 domain-containing protein → MSQITRCPACGTTFKVVADQLRISEGWVRCGQCKEVFDASANLLPGPARPAELLPPMALPGSAPVPVPAPAAAAPAVSVAAPVSGPAAPAVPSVPVAQVQQAPAPRPVGQDAVPGSAPAAVPAFLSARTASPEAHGVDPGWSLEPLSPMAWRVRAPAAAPRPDPVPAQVPAPSAPSATGEEAAGKAGPAGAVPTHLSGASSAPQESDSGGYELPFAELRESGWPDDEEPDAQDSLSPHGGMPLPGRMEAASEPAPVAQDEDEPLLDDAAEQAVARELAHEGIDTDTDPVDIATQAMPLPEPAMPAVAPLSPPSVWRSARAPASGRGAEGDDDDDPDEEGAQASGEPGFMRAARRRAWWRRPAVRIALGLAGVLLLGMLLLQVGLQERDRLAAQHPALRPLLQVLCAPLQCRIAPPRRIADVVIDSSSFNKARGDGFLLALTIRSRADFPVAMPALELTLTDAQEQPVLRRVLLPQDLSAPAELPAHGEWGGAWPVNVGAAGNARVAGYRLLAFYP
- a CDS encoding carbohydrate kinase family protein; its protein translation is MAALICGSLAFDTIMTFEGRFAEQILPDQLHILNVSFLVPSLRRDFGGCAGNIAYSLQLLGGRPVPMAMLGSDGGDYLQRLQDLGIDTRHVGRVDETYTAQALIMTDRDNNQITAFHPGAMMLAHRSRITAEPDLRLGIIAPDGRDAMIEHAAQFEAAGIPFVFDPGQGLPMFGGEELARFIGQASWVTVNDYEGRMLCERTGWSFAEISRKVRGLVVTLGADGCDVWEDGVATRVPPVQPASVVDPTGCGDAWRGALLFGLEQGWPLARCAALGNRLGALKIAQRGPQNYQLDFVPA